One region of Pseudomonas sp. ABC1 genomic DNA includes:
- the tusA gene encoding sulfurtransferase TusA yields MMTADEVLDASGLNCPEPVMMLHNSVRGLEAGALLKVIATDPSTRRDIPKFCLFLGHELVEQQEQDGTFLYWIRKKIDA; encoded by the coding sequence ATGATGACCGCCGATGAGGTGCTCGATGCCAGCGGGCTGAATTGCCCTGAGCCCGTGATGATGCTGCACAACAGTGTGCGGGGGCTGGAGGCTGGTGCCTTGCTCAAGGTCATTGCCACCGACCCTTCCACCCGGCGCGATATCCCCAAGTTCTGCCTGTTCCTCGGTCATGAGCTGGTCGAACAGCAGGAGCAGGACGGTACTTTCCTGTACTGGATTCGCAAGAAAATCGACGCCTGA
- a CDS encoding SLC13 family permease produces MNHDLLLVLLLLLACVGCFILNKPRMDVVALLAIVALPLTGVLSVNEVLAGFSDPAVVLIAALFVIGDGLVRTGIAYRMGDWLVHAAGSSEARLLILLMLAVAGLGSVMSSTGVVAIFIPVVLSIALRMKVSPGRLMMPLAFAGLISGMLTLVATPPNMVVHSELRRAGLEGFAFFDFAPVGLAVLVLGIGYMLLARRWLVRNDGKDDGAGEARLTLSDMAHAYRLSERERRLRVLPGSSLANQALDELRLRSEYGINVIAIERPHKFRTLLLMATGNTRLQAGDVLLVDLASPAIGLLGAYQELGLEPLQLSSSYYDTHARELGLAEVALPPDSRLPGKSIQEIAFRSRHKLNVVGVRRNREALQGVLVDERLRPGDTLLVAGGWKQIHRLQGLSRDFLVLSLPAEVDEVAPAASQAPFALFGLAVMVGLMVSGLVPNVLAALIGCLIMGLFRCIDMDSAYKSIHWQSLILIVGMLPFALALQKTGGIDLAVSGLIGLVGDAGPHALLACLFVLTAVIGLFISNTATAVLMAPVALSTAQQLGTSPYPFAMIVALAASAAFMTPISSPVNTLVLGPGQYRFADFVRIGVPFTLLVMLLSVLLVPLVFPL; encoded by the coding sequence ATGAACCACGACCTGCTGCTCGTCCTGCTGTTGCTGCTGGCCTGCGTCGGTTGCTTCATCCTCAACAAGCCGCGCATGGACGTGGTCGCCCTGCTGGCCATCGTCGCCCTGCCGCTGACCGGCGTACTGAGCGTCAATGAAGTGCTGGCCGGTTTCAGCGACCCGGCCGTGGTGCTGATCGCCGCGCTGTTCGTCATCGGCGACGGCCTGGTGCGCACCGGCATCGCCTACCGCATGGGCGACTGGCTGGTGCACGCTGCCGGCAGCAGCGAGGCGCGCCTGCTGATCCTGCTGATGCTGGCGGTGGCGGGACTCGGCTCGGTGATGAGTTCCACCGGCGTGGTGGCGATCTTCATTCCGGTGGTTCTCAGCATCGCCCTGCGTATGAAAGTCTCTCCCGGCCGCCTGATGATGCCACTGGCTTTCGCCGGGCTGATCAGCGGCATGCTGACCCTGGTCGCGACCCCGCCGAACATGGTGGTGCACAGCGAGCTGCGCCGCGCCGGGCTGGAGGGTTTCGCCTTCTTCGACTTCGCCCCGGTGGGCCTGGCGGTGCTGGTGCTGGGCATCGGCTACATGCTGCTGGCCCGGCGCTGGCTGGTGCGCAACGATGGCAAGGACGACGGTGCTGGCGAAGCCCGCCTGACCCTGTCGGACATGGCCCACGCCTACCGCCTTTCCGAGCGCGAGCGGCGCCTGCGCGTCCTGCCCGGCTCGTCCCTGGCCAACCAGGCGCTGGACGAACTGCGGCTGCGTTCGGAGTACGGGATCAACGTGATCGCCATCGAACGCCCGCACAAGTTCCGCACACTGCTGCTGATGGCCACCGGCAATACCCGGCTGCAGGCCGGTGACGTGCTGCTGGTGGACCTGGCCAGCCCGGCCATCGGACTCCTCGGGGCCTATCAGGAACTGGGCCTGGAACCCCTGCAATTGAGCAGCAGCTACTACGACACCCATGCCCGCGAGCTGGGGCTGGCTGAGGTCGCCCTGCCGCCCGACTCGCGCCTGCCCGGCAAGAGCATCCAGGAAATCGCCTTCCGTAGCCGGCACAAGCTCAATGTGGTCGGCGTGCGGCGTAACCGCGAGGCCCTGCAAGGCGTGCTGGTGGACGAGCGTCTGCGGCCTGGAGACACCCTGCTGGTCGCCGGCGGCTGGAAGCAGATCCACCGCCTGCAAGGCCTGTCCCGCGACTTCCTGGTGCTCAGCCTGCCGGCCGAGGTCGACGAGGTGGCCCCTGCCGCCAGCCAGGCGCCGTTCGCGCTGTTCGGCCTGGCGGTGATGGTCGGGCTGATGGTCAGCGGCCTGGTGCCCAATGTGCTGGCGGCGCTGATCGGCTGCCTGATCATGGGGCTGTTCCGCTGCATCGATATGGACAGCGCCTACAAGTCCATCCACTGGCAAAGCCTGATCCTGATCGTCGGCATGCTGCCGTTCGCCCTCGCCCTGCAAAAGACCGGCGGCATCGACCTTGCGGTTTCCGGGCTGATCGGCCTGGTCGGCGATGCCGGCCCACATGCGCTGCTGGCCTGCCTGTTCGTGCTGACCGCGGTGATCGGCCTGTTCATTTCCAACACCGCCACGGCGGTGCTGATGGCCCCGGTGGCGCTGTCCACCGCCCAGCAACTCGGCACCTCACCCTACCCGTTCGCGATGATCGTTGCCCTGGCCGCCTCGGCAGCCTTCATGACGCCGATCTCGTCACCGGTAAACACCCTGGTACTCGGGCCGGGGCAGTACCGTTTCGCCGACTTCGTGCGCATCGGCGTCCCTTTCACACTGCTGGTGATGCTCCTCAGTGTGCTGCTGGTGCCGCTGGTGTTTCCGCTGTAA
- the rlmM gene encoding 23S rRNA (cytidine(2498)-2'-O)-methyltransferase RlmM, with translation MNTLLLHCRPGFEGEVCAEISEQAARLEVAGYARGKAGSACGEFVCLDADGAQRLMTHLRFQQLIFPRQWARGSYLPLPEQDRISVLLQYLADYPVCSGLWLEVFDSNDGKELSTFCRKFEAPLRKALVAAGRLREGGSGPRLLLTFKSGREVFVGLADAKNSALWPMGIPRLKFPRQAPSRSTLKLEEAWHHFIPRDQWDKRLAEGMTAVDLGASPGGWTWQLVNREMHVTAVDNGPMAESLMGSGMVEHLQADGFAFRPRRPVDWMVCDIVEKPARNAALLETWIGEGLCREAVVNLKLPMKQRYAEVTRLLERIADGLAERGVKAQIGCKQLYHDREEVTCHLRRLG, from the coding sequence ATGAATACATTGCTACTGCATTGCCGCCCGGGTTTCGAAGGCGAGGTCTGCGCGGAGATCAGCGAGCAGGCGGCACGTCTGGAGGTCGCCGGATATGCCCGTGGCAAGGCGGGCAGTGCCTGCGGCGAGTTCGTCTGCCTCGACGCGGACGGTGCACAGAGGCTGATGACGCACCTGCGCTTCCAGCAACTGATCTTTCCCCGGCAGTGGGCGCGTGGCAGCTACCTGCCATTGCCGGAGCAGGATCGCATCAGCGTGCTGTTGCAGTACCTGGCCGATTACCCGGTGTGCTCCGGGCTCTGGCTGGAAGTCTTCGACAGCAATGACGGCAAGGAGCTGTCGACCTTCTGCCGCAAGTTCGAGGCGCCTTTGCGCAAGGCGCTGGTCGCGGCGGGGCGCTTGCGCGAGGGCGGGAGCGGCCCGCGTTTGCTGCTGACCTTCAAGAGCGGGCGCGAGGTGTTCGTCGGGCTTGCCGATGCGAAGAACAGCGCCCTGTGGCCGATGGGCATTCCCCGGCTGAAGTTCCCGCGCCAGGCGCCCAGCCGCTCGACCCTGAAGCTGGAAGAGGCCTGGCACCATTTCATTCCCCGTGATCAGTGGGACAAGCGTCTGGCCGAGGGCATGACAGCGGTCGACCTCGGCGCCTCGCCGGGGGGCTGGACCTGGCAACTGGTCAATCGCGAGATGCATGTGACCGCGGTGGACAACGGGCCGATGGCCGAAAGCCTGATGGGCAGCGGCATGGTCGAACACTTGCAGGCCGATGGCTTCGCCTTCCGCCCGCGGCGACCGGTGGACTGGATGGTCTGCGATATCGTCGAGAAGCCGGCGCGCAATGCCGCCTTGTTGGAAACCTGGATCGGCGAAGGCCTGTGCCGCGAGGCGGTGGTCAACCTCAAGCTGCCGATGAAGCAGCGCTATGCCGAGGTCACGCGATTGCTCGAGCGTATCGCTGATGGCTTGGCCGAGCGGGGTGTGAAGGCCCAGATCGGCTGCAAGCAGTTGTACCACGACCGAGAGGAAGTGACGTGCCACCTGCGGCGGTTGGGTTGA
- a CDS encoding methyl-accepting chemotaxis protein: MSTSAQEVAHNTTDCSDTAGRSLTLAHEGQSNVRLNSESIQALAGEIGSAASAITQLGADIERVGSVLDVIKSISEQTNLLALNAAIEAARAGEQGRGFAVVADEVRTLAGRTQASANEIQDMITQLRQASGLAVETMQAGVTLTENAVRQAGGVAETLGGTVSSFDDIVQRAQQIAVAAQEQSHVAQEISELAIRIHSSSEEAARDASTLRELGGNMHALSERLGRMSRGG, encoded by the coding sequence ATGTCCACCAGCGCCCAGGAAGTCGCCCATAACACCACCGATTGCTCGGACACAGCGGGGCGCTCACTCACCCTGGCCCATGAAGGCCAGAGCAATGTGCGGCTCAACAGCGAGTCGATCCAGGCCCTGGCCGGCGAGATCGGCAGCGCCGCCTCGGCCATCACTCAGCTGGGGGCCGATATCGAACGGGTCGGCAGCGTGCTGGATGTGATCAAGTCGATTTCCGAACAGACCAACCTGCTGGCGCTCAACGCCGCCATCGAAGCTGCCCGCGCCGGTGAGCAAGGCCGTGGCTTCGCCGTGGTGGCCGACGAGGTGCGCACACTGGCCGGCCGCACCCAGGCTTCCGCCAACGAAATCCAGGACATGATCACGCAACTGCGCCAGGCCTCGGGACTCGCGGTCGAGACCATGCAGGCCGGTGTCACCCTGACCGAGAACGCCGTTCGCCAGGCAGGCGGCGTGGCCGAAACCCTCGGCGGCACGGTGAGCAGCTTCGACGATATCGTCCAGCGCGCCCAGCAGATCGCCGTGGCCGCACAAGAGCAGAGCCATGTCGCCCAGGAGATTAGCGAGCTGGCCATCCGCATCCACTCCTCCAGCGAAGAAGCCGCCCGCGACGCCTCGACCCTGCGCGAGCTGGGCGGCAACATGCATGCGCTCTCGGAGCGGCTGGGGCGGATGAGTCGCGGGGGGTGA
- a CDS encoding helix-turn-helix domain-containing protein: MSISKTRSSFYRRLYVTWLIDSGAATSVPALMETTGMPRRTAQDTLAALAELDIDCVFEHAQGERHNAGHYRIRDWGAIDRGWVERNLPAIRDALGYP; encoded by the coding sequence ATGTCGATCAGCAAGACCCGCAGCAGTTTCTACCGGCGCCTGTACGTCACCTGGCTGATCGACAGTGGCGCCGCCACCAGCGTCCCGGCCCTGATGGAAACCACCGGCATGCCGCGCCGTACTGCCCAGGACACTCTGGCGGCACTGGCCGAGCTGGACATCGACTGCGTCTTCGAACATGCCCAGGGCGAGCGACACAATGCCGGGCACTACCGCATCCGCGACTGGGGCGCCATCGACCGGGGCTGGGTCGAGCGCAACCTGCCCGCCATCCGCGATGCCCTGGGCTACCCATGA